The Fusarium falciforme chromosome 7, complete sequence genome window below encodes:
- a CDS encoding HET domain-containing protein, with amino-acid sequence MDTKISYRSLDDPDRSFRLIKLHPSKAHEIATSDNLVCDIDEHVRGDCPPYTALSYVWATPESKKEYIIANGIKVQISQTVENALRRLRFRQKPRWLWVDQLCINQIDETEKSHQVHQMHSIYSDADQVISWLGTGDDKSDLICRLMRDTGRAIRQRDIEALKKLYGEDGSVDLAAAKEALHGFCERRYWTRLWVLQEFAVGRRVAVACGNWIVKSDLITATLWAVDIIQRHSRKKPIEGLDIIRKNYEFVFESRLISYVYNLFTRRALFRPPSSDTRSSYADPLLKVIATSLSLEVDYNSVYSSDPRDRVFALLNLAADKDHFDTFPDYSMSVEEVYKEAARKMLLQGDIDVLLYCQTPRKIKSLPSWVPDWEMEVRHPCAQPPWSTSFEASGGQTSTPTFPSEDLVTLEGIYIDTIKETGETWDPNWLEKVDKAAVASYVESIRGFCDRSPRIHVGREGAETSRIAILDGTLWFTSVPYSEWGTECAAAVDELLQSPANGHESTKMDTWYSRTLLRLHTRRAFLTSTGYVGVGPLDTRVGDEVCVFIGGNAAYLVRPEENELHSLVGEAYVHGVMYGELLKGGFEQRKLYTLR; translated from the coding sequence ATGGACACCAAGATCAGTTATCGCTCTCTCGATGACCCAGATCGCTCTTTCAGACTCATCAAACTCCATCCGTCAAAGGCTCATGAAATTGCTACCTCAGACAATCTTGTTTGTGACATTGATGAGCACGTTCGCGGTGATTGTCCACCCTATACCGCCCTGTCATACGTTTGGGCCACGCCAGAGAGCAAAAAGGAATACATAATAGCGAATGGGATCAAGGTCCAAATTAGTCAAACTGTCGAAAATGCTCTCCGTCGACTGCGATTCCGGCAGAAACCCCGATGGCTCTGGGTCGACCAGCTCTGCATCAACCAGATTGATGAGACCGAGAAGAGCCACCAGGTTCACCAGATGCACAGCATTTACAGCGATGCAGACCAAGTTATCTCCTGGCTCGGAACTGGAGATGACAAAAGTGATCTTATCTGCCGCTTGATGCGAGATACGGGTCGAGCTATCCGCCAAAGAGACATTGAGGCACTTAAAAAGCTTTACGGCGAAGATGGGTCTGTGGACCTGGCTGCTGCCAAAGAGGCGCTTCACGGCTTCTGTGAACGAAGATATTGGACACGACTCTGGGTCCTGCAAGAGTTTGCCGTTGGTCGACGCGTCGCTGTAGCGTGCGGTAATTGGATTGTCAAATCCGATCTCATCACCGCCACCTTGTGGGCTGTCGACATTATTCAACGTCACTCCCGCAAGAAACCCATCGAGGGACTTGACATTATCCGGAAGAACTACGAGTTTGTGTTTGAAAGCCGACTGATCAGTTACGTTTATAATCTCTTCACGAGGAGAGCGTTATTCCGACCACCATCGAGCGATACGCGGTCGTCGTATGCGGACCCCTTGCTCAAAGTCATCGCGACCTCTCTCTCATTAGAGGTGGACTATAACTCGGTTTACTCATCAGATCCGAGGGACAGGGTCTTCGCATTGCTGAACTTGGCTGCCGACAAGGATCATTTTGACACATTTCCCGACTACTCTATGTCGGTTGAAGAAGTGTACAAAGAGGCTGCGCGCAAGATGCTGCTACAGGGCGACATCGACGTACTGCTGTACTGCCAAACCCCGAGAAAGATCAAGTCTCTTCCGAGCTGGGTGCCAGATTGGGAAATGGAAGTACGACATCCCTGCGCCCAACCGCCGTGGTCGACCTCATTTGAAGCATCGGGCGGCCAAACTTCGACGCCGACATTTCCTTCTGAGGATCTTGTGACGCTGGAGGGGATATATATCGACACGATCAAAGAGACGGGAGAGACTTGGGATCCAAATTGGCTGGAAAAAGTTGATAAAGCCGCGGTGGCTTCATATGTGGAAAGCATCAGAGGCTTCTGCGACCGCTCACCAAGAATCCACGTGGGCCGCGAAGGCGCTGAGACATCTAGAATCGCCATCCTCGATGGGACTTTATGGTTCACCTCGGTGCCGTATTCGGAATGGGGAACCGAATGCGCAGCAGCTGTCGATGAGCTCCTACAATCACCCGCAAACGGCCATGAGTCGACAAAGATGGACACTTGGTATTCCAGAACATTACTTCGTCTACACACGCGACGCGCCTTTTTAACCTCAACTGGttatgttggtgttggtccCCTTGACACCAGGGTTGGGGATGAAGTCTGTGTGTTTATTGGAGGAAATGCTGCGTATCTTGTGCGGCCTGAGGAAAATGAGTTGCATTCACTAGTTGGGGAGGCCTATGTGCATGGAGTTATGTATGGAGAACTATTAAAGGGCGGTTTTGAGCAGAGAAAGCTATACACTTTGAGATAA
- a CDS encoding Amine oxidase, with the protein MPSSREGYLWTPISDTTGLATDAVVSGTPDSLIRDKYDVVVIGTGFAGLIAARNLSRNPNLTVLLLEGRDRIGGRTWTAKALGEEFEMGGTWVHWNQPHVYAELHRYGLHSNLKTSAGTLDAKTTLYTAAFSAPNNIDGGDVNSAVQRVADDFFSIDGLSSRDLMPYPHDPFRQPVPWLKYDHLSVKDRLGQLDLPQIEKDLFDAMVSSFGSAPGSECGFTEALRWYALGGHTMAGVFELAGVYKLGKGGMSSFARAILDEYSGHLLFNTVLEKAEQNNSSVTLTAKNGRQIRSNQVISTIPLNCLSDISFTPSLSPLRQEAIRAGHINQGAKIHFKLGQTEPGWFSMASGYGNSPWCFSFSDHNGTAQKDGTYCIGFGYNGHLTDPSASGHIMSTFKQYLKPGADIKAYLTHDWMNDSLAKGTWSCWGPNAMSKWLKELQKSDGRVHFASADWADGWRGFIDGAIERGVVASRDVERLLLEEQVKSKI; encoded by the exons ATGCCCTCCAGTCGTGAAGGTTATCTTTGGACGCCTATCAGCGACACAACCGGCCTCGCCACCGACGCCGTTGTTAGTGGCACACCAGACTCTTTAATCCGCGACAAATACGATGTCGTTGTCATTGGAACGGGCTTTGCTGGCCTCATTGCGGCTCGGAACCTCTCTCGCAACCCAAACCTCACAGTGCTACTTCTCGAAGGCCGGGACCGTATTGGTGGAAGGACATGGACTGCGAAAGCCTTGGGGGAAGAATTTGAGATGGGAGGAACTTGGGTCCACTG GAACCAGCCTCACGTATACGCCGAATTGCACCGCTACGGGCTACACTCCAACCTAAAGACCTCCGCCGGAACACTCGATGCCAAAACGACGTTATACACAGCTGCTTTCTCGGCTCCCAACAATATCGATGGTGGAGATGTCAATTCGGCAGTTCAACGAGTCGCAGATGACTTCTTCTCCATAGATGGCCTATCCAGTCGCGACCTCATGCCCTATCCTCACGACCCATTCCGCCAGCCGGTTCCATGGCTCAAATACGACCATCTCTCTGTCAAGGATCGCCTTGGTCAGCTTGATCTGCCCCAGATCGAGAAGGACCTGTTTGATGCCATGGTTAGCTCCTTTGGCTCAGCTCCTGGCTCTGAATGCGGCTTCACCGAGGCGTTGCGTTGGTATGCGCTTGGAGGCCACACTATGGCTGGGGTTTTCGAGCTTGCCGGTGTATACAAGCTTGGTAAAGGAGGCATGAGCTCTTTTGCCCGGGCTATCCTTGACGAGTATAGTGGGCATTTGTTATTCAACACCGTTCTTGAAAAGGCTGAGCAGAACAACTCGTCTGTCACTCTAACCGCAAAGAATGGCAGACAGATTCGGTCAAACCAGGTCATTTCAACAATCCCTTT GAATTGTCTGTCGGATATTTCTTTCACCCCCTCCCTGTCGCCACTCCGtcaagaggccatcagagcTGGTCACATCAACCAAGGCGCCAAAATCCACTTCAAGCTTGGACAAACCGAACCAGGATGGTTCTCAATGGCAAGCGGTTATGGAAACTCGCCATGGTGCTTTTCCTTCTCCGACCACAACGGAACAGCCCAGAAAGACGGCACCTACTGCATCGGATTCGGCTATAACGGACATCTCACGGACCCAAGCGCCTCTGGTCACATCATGTCTACTTTCAAGCAATATCTGAAGCCTGGTGCCGATATCAAGGCGTACCTGACACACGACTGGATGAACGATAGCCTTGCGAAAGGAACTTGGAGCTGCTGGGGCCCGAACGCCATGTCCAAGTGGCTCAAGGAGCTGCAGAAGTCGGATGGTAGAGTTCATTTTGCTAGTGCTGACTGggctgatggatggaggggatTTATTGATGGTGCTATTGAGAGAGGCGTGGTTGCAAGCAGGGATGTTGAGCGGTTGCTCCTGGAGGAGCAAGTCAAGTCCAAGATCTAG